The Williamwhitmania taraxaci genome includes a window with the following:
- the rarD gene encoding EamA family transporter RarD has protein sequence MLKHISSLTSNKEHSGVFYAIAAYGIWGILPIYWKSIKQIPATDILAHRIFWSFLFLAVIISGMRKWGEFKLAFKSLRSFLAVGLASILISTNWLLYIWAVNNNHIVEASLGYFINPLLTILLGRLVFRERSDVWQNVAIGLTLISVAFLTYQYGRVPWIALTLATSFAIYGLVKKLSTLTPLTGLGAETMLVAPLALGFLLVQFSRADSVYSPITLTTVILIVLTGVVTSVPLLLFAQSAKRVPLSTLGFIQYLSPSLSLILGIFLYHERFTHIDMLSFGCIWVALAIYSLSRKDVLGRFRRG, from the coding sequence ATGCTAAAGCACATTTCCTCGTTAACATCGAATAAAGAACATAGTGGTGTGTTTTACGCCATCGCAGCCTACGGTATATGGGGAATATTACCCATTTACTGGAAGTCTATTAAGCAGATTCCTGCTACCGATATTCTTGCACATCGCATCTTTTGGTCCTTTCTTTTTCTCGCTGTCATTATTAGTGGCATGCGAAAGTGGGGCGAGTTCAAACTCGCTTTTAAAAGTCTTCGGAGCTTCCTCGCTGTAGGGCTGGCCTCAATCCTTATAAGCACCAACTGGCTACTCTACATTTGGGCGGTAAACAACAACCATATCGTTGAGGCGAGCCTAGGCTACTTCATTAATCCACTTTTGACAATTTTATTGGGGCGATTGGTCTTTCGGGAACGCTCCGATGTGTGGCAAAATGTGGCCATAGGGCTTACCCTTATTAGCGTTGCCTTTCTAACCTATCAGTATGGAAGGGTTCCATGGATTGCCTTAACCCTAGCTACCTCCTTTGCAATATATGGACTGGTGAAAAAACTCTCCACGTTAACACCGCTCACAGGCCTTGGTGCCGAAACTATGCTGGTTGCTCCCCTTGCCTTAGGTTTTCTGTTAGTTCAGTTCAGTCGTGCCGACAGCGTTTACAGTCCTATCACTTTGACAACGGTGATTCTGATTGTCCTCACCGGAGTGGTTACCTCAGTGCCGTTGCTGCTGTTTGCGCAGAGCGCCAAGCGAGTCCCGCTTTCAACACTTGGGTTTATTCAATACCTATCGCCAAGCCTGAGCCTAATCCTCGGTATTTTTCTCTACCACGAACGGTTCACGCATATCGATATGCTCAGCTTTGGTTGCATTTGGGTGGCCCTTGCCATATATTCACTTTCGCGAAAAGATGTTTTGGGCAGGTTTAGAAGAGGGTAG
- a CDS encoding M28 family peptidase, whose product MRKCFVILVGLSLSLGSISSAQTAASKDLLSNHVYTLAADSMMGRAIGSKQGLVAANYISKQLELVGVKPYQGRFSHPFSFKQGPVRAFGNNVIGIIEGSDPNLKNECIVIGAHYDHIGYDHVNGKDIVYNGADDNASGVATIIELGRLLVLQKTILKRSVIIIGFDGEESGLNGSTALVNDSIIPMGKVKLMIGVDMVGMLKANKRLNLKGSATIENGNAIFGDLARKHGIELTEMGFAIENRTDTYPFGKIGIPAIAPTTGTLSPYHQPGDDANLLDYDGMATVTDFLLEAVVQFSGQESLVPSKAFSNVAKHGSTKRFTAGIKGAIGRSKQDYPDEFFQGQALFAAQVGVYARVMLSKRLFLQPEVQYETMGSKTANGNMRTHALNTPCNLLFALINNDMVDGRVCLVLGGYHSYTFAGNVGGKSIDFDNHINRSDYGLSYGISLEAMGYQFGCIVKRGLTDILNSNTPGNVRNTAAYLTFGYRF is encoded by the coding sequence ATGAGAAAATGTTTTGTAATTCTAGTCGGGCTTTCTCTCTCTCTGGGAAGCATCTCTTCGGCACAAACAGCTGCTTCCAAGGATCTGCTCTCGAACCATGTATATACGCTAGCCGCCGATTCCATGATGGGGCGCGCTATTGGTTCAAAACAGGGCCTTGTTGCGGCGAATTACATCTCTAAGCAGCTCGAACTCGTTGGTGTAAAACCATACCAAGGACGTTTTTCTCACCCATTTTCGTTTAAGCAAGGTCCTGTTCGTGCCTTTGGTAATAATGTTATTGGCATTATCGAGGGCTCCGATCCAAATCTAAAAAACGAATGTATCGTAATCGGTGCGCATTACGATCACATAGGCTACGATCATGTAAATGGTAAAGATATTGTGTATAATGGCGCCGACGATAACGCCTCTGGTGTGGCCACCATCATTGAATTGGGCAGGCTACTTGTGTTGCAAAAAACGATTCTTAAGCGAAGCGTAATCATCATTGGTTTCGACGGGGAGGAGAGCGGTCTCAACGGCTCCACCGCATTGGTCAATGATTCCATAATTCCCATGGGCAAGGTGAAGCTTATGATTGGCGTGGATATGGTGGGGATGCTAAAGGCAAATAAGAGATTAAACCTTAAGGGATCGGCTACTATTGAGAATGGTAATGCTATTTTCGGAGATCTCGCTCGGAAACATGGGATTGAACTTACCGAAATGGGGTTTGCTATCGAAAACAGAACCGATACCTATCCTTTCGGCAAAATAGGAATTCCTGCTATCGCCCCAACCACCGGGACTCTGTCGCCTTACCATCAGCCCGGCGATGATGCCAATCTTCTCGACTACGATGGAATGGCAACCGTTACCGATTTCCTTTTGGAAGCAGTTGTTCAATTCTCTGGACAGGAATCTCTGGTTCCATCTAAAGCCTTTTCTAATGTTGCTAAACACGGATCGACCAAACGATTTACCGCAGGTATTAAAGGGGCAATAGGAAGAAGTAAGCAAGACTATCCCGATGAGTTTTTTCAGGGGCAAGCCCTGTTTGCAGCTCAAGTAGGTGTTTATGCTCGAGTAATGCTGAGCAAAAGGTTATTCCTTCAGCCGGAGGTTCAATACGAGACCATGGGCAGTAAAACGGCAAACGGAAACATGCGTACCCATGCACTCAATACCCCCTGCAATCTTCTCTTCGCTTTGATTAATAACGATATGGTTGACGGTCGAGTGTGTCTTGTTCTGGGTGGGTACCATAGCTACACTTTCGCTGGCAATGTTGGCGGAAAAAGCATCGACTTTGACAACCACATAAACCGCTCCGATTATGGTTTAAGCTATGGCATCTCCCTTGAAGCGATGGGGTATCAATTTGGATGCATTGTTAAGAGGGGTCTGACGGACATACTCAATTCAAACACTCCAGGAAATGTTCGAAACACCGCAGCCTATTTAACCTTTGGTTACCGATTCTAG